From one Pieris brassicae chromosome 5, ilPieBrab1.1, whole genome shotgun sequence genomic stretch:
- the LOC123709302 gene encoding uncharacterized protein LOC123709302 isoform X4: protein MLLFFLLTVLLHLSEQHLSYPINYCNMAKTCIHDSRVVCASSPDGCTRRSFLDQCDMYEYNCDYNTQFNESECTEIKEELDQQANETDNRQDEKIEYLGVSSDEIVKLDLHKPTEEDNNNIFNVFKSNCGRPLTWATTKTGETRDFFRILTQQEKI, encoded by the exons ATGTTACTgttctttttattaa ccGTCTTGCTTCATCTGTCGGAACAACATTTGTCTTAT cCTATTAACTACTGCAACATGGCGAAGACTTGTATTCATGATAGCAGAGTGGTTTGCGCATCGTCCCCTGATGGATGTACTCGTCGCAGTTTTCTTGACCAATGCGATATGTATGAGTATAACTGCGATTATAATACAC AATTCAATGAATCTGAATGTACTGAAATTAAAGAAGAACTAGACCAACAAGCAAATGAAACGGATAATAGACAAGACGAAAAAATCGAATATCTAGGTGTTTCATCTGATGAAATAGTCAAGTTAGATTTACACAAACCAACAGAAGaggataacaataatattttcaacgtGTTTAAAAGTAACTGTGGAAGACCTCTAACTTGGGCTACAACTAAAACAGGAGAAACACGAGACTTCTTCAGAATATTAACAcaacaagaaaaaatataa
- the LOC123709302 gene encoding uncharacterized protein LOC123709302 isoform X2: MLLFFLLTVLLHLSEQHLSYPINYCNMAKTCIHDSRVVCASSPDGCTRRSFLDQCDMYEYNCDYNTRYQETYLLFCSLLDFSTKFVTTSDNDSKDPDEINFNELSTHIDNENKVNSTLHKQSTLEVYITTTVTNLKNNTNEVKVICCNRPKTWETTSDITITSTAYNFFYPEITEEETFSSSTIQNIHNNHTFTPCKKSNVTINSNKSDNITASVIMSSVEILPPNKTTAPHCPINCNRRPITWETTTDKLRTFISSKSDSRKEQVTKPITTYTTAIPPIITSILLSTEEYKNHTTDLDIVEPIYTLTYRTKMVTVPIYSYIFLTRRRTTKSLTHNCKTKCQRPSTWRTTRRPITDFKRFRNYNRIQ, from the exons ATGTTACTgttctttttattaa ccGTCTTGCTTCATCTGTCGGAACAACATTTGTCTTAT cCTATTAACTACTGCAACATGGCGAAGACTTGTATTCATGATAGCAGAGTGGTTTGCGCATCGTCCCCTGATGGATGTACTCGTCGCAGTTTTCTTGACCAATGCGATATGTATGAGTATAACTGCGATTATAATACAC GTTATCaagaaacatatttattattctgttCTCTTTTGGATTTTTCCACTAAGTTTGTTACAACATCTGACAATGATAGTAAAGATCcagatgaaataaattttaatgaattaagtaCGCATATTGATAATGAAAACAAAGTTAATTCCACACTGCATAAACAATCAACTCTAGAAGTTTATATAACTACAACTGTGaccaatttgaaaaataatacaaatgagGTGAAAGTAATCTGCTGTAACCGACCAAAAACTTGGGAAACGACATCTGATATAACCATTACTAGTACTGCCTACAATTTCTTTTATCCAGAGATTACGGAAGAAGAAACGTTTAGTTCTTCAACGATCCAGAACATCCATAATAATCACACTTTTACACcttgtaaaaaaagtaatgtaacCATAAATTCGAACAAGTCCGATAATATAACAGCATCAGTTATTATGAGTTCTGTAGAGATACTGCCACCAAATAAAACGACAGCTCCACATTGTCCAATTAACTGCAACCGAAGACCGATCACTTGGGAAACAACAACTGACAAATTAAGAACCTTTATTAGCTCAAAAAGTGATAGTAGAAAAGAACAAGTAACCAAACCAATTACCACCTATACAACAGCCATACCACCAATAATAACTTCAATACTTTTATCTACTGAAGAATATAAGAATCATACTACTGATTTAGATATCGTAGAACCTATATATACACTAACGTATCGCACTAAGATGGTAACGGTTCCAATATActcttatatatttcttacaaGAAGAAGGACTACAAAGAGTTTAACTCATAACTGTAAGACAAAGTGTCAGAGACCAAGTACCTGGAGGACAACTCGAAGACCCATTACAGATTTTAAGAGATTTAGAAACTATAATAG AATTCAATGA
- the LOC123709302 gene encoding uncharacterized protein LOC123709302 isoform X1, with amino-acid sequence MLLFFLLTVLLHLSEQHLSYPINYCNMAKTCIHDSRVVCASSPDGCTRRSFLDQCDMYEYNCDYNTRYQETYLLFCSLLDFSTKFVTTSDNDSKDPDEINFNELSTHIDNENKVNSTLHKQSTLEVYITTTVTNLKNNTNEVKVICCNRPKTWETTSDITITSTAYNFFYPEITEEETFSSSTIQNIHNNHTFTPCKKSNVTINSNKSDNITASVIMSSVEILPPNKTTAPHCPINCNRRPITWETTTDKLRTFISSKSDSRKEQVTKPITTYTTAIPPIITSILLSTEEYKNHTTDLDIVEPIYTLTYRTKMVTVPIYSYIFLTRRRTTKSLTHNCKTKCQRPSTWRTTRRPITDFKRFRNYNRYHLGTRF; translated from the exons ATGTTACTgttctttttattaa ccGTCTTGCTTCATCTGTCGGAACAACATTTGTCTTAT cCTATTAACTACTGCAACATGGCGAAGACTTGTATTCATGATAGCAGAGTGGTTTGCGCATCGTCCCCTGATGGATGTACTCGTCGCAGTTTTCTTGACCAATGCGATATGTATGAGTATAACTGCGATTATAATACAC GTTATCaagaaacatatttattattctgttCTCTTTTGGATTTTTCCACTAAGTTTGTTACAACATCTGACAATGATAGTAAAGATCcagatgaaataaattttaatgaattaagtaCGCATATTGATAATGAAAACAAAGTTAATTCCACACTGCATAAACAATCAACTCTAGAAGTTTATATAACTACAACTGTGaccaatttgaaaaataatacaaatgagGTGAAAGTAATCTGCTGTAACCGACCAAAAACTTGGGAAACGACATCTGATATAACCATTACTAGTACTGCCTACAATTTCTTTTATCCAGAGATTACGGAAGAAGAAACGTTTAGTTCTTCAACGATCCAGAACATCCATAATAATCACACTTTTACACcttgtaaaaaaagtaatgtaacCATAAATTCGAACAAGTCCGATAATATAACAGCATCAGTTATTATGAGTTCTGTAGAGATACTGCCACCAAATAAAACGACAGCTCCACATTGTCCAATTAACTGCAACCGAAGACCGATCACTTGGGAAACAACAACTGACAAATTAAGAACCTTTATTAGCTCAAAAAGTGATAGTAGAAAAGAACAAGTAACCAAACCAATTACCACCTATACAACAGCCATACCACCAATAATAACTTCAATACTTTTATCTACTGAAGAATATAAGAATCATACTACTGATTTAGATATCGTAGAACCTATATATACACTAACGTATCGCACTAAGATGGTAACGGTTCCAATATActcttatatatttcttacaaGAAGAAGGACTACAAAGAGTTTAACTCATAACTGTAAGACAAAGTGTCAGAGACCAAGTACCTGGAGGACAACTCGAAGACCCATTACAGATTTTAAGAGATTTAGAAACTATAATAGGTACCATCTTGGTActaggttttaa
- the LOC123709302 gene encoding uncharacterized protein LOC123709302 isoform X3 — translation MAKTCIHDSRVVCASSPDGCTRRSFLDQCDMYEYNCDYNTRYQETYLLFCSLLDFSTKFVTTSDNDSKDPDEINFNELSTHIDNENKVNSTLHKQSTLEVYITTTVTNLKNNTNEVKVICCNRPKTWETTSDITITSTAYNFFYPEITEEETFSSSTIQNIHNNHTFTPCKKSNVTINSNKSDNITASVIMSSVEILPPNKTTAPHCPINCNRRPITWETTTDKLRTFISSKSDSRKEQVTKPITTYTTAIPPIITSILLSTEEYKNHTTDLDIVEPIYTLTYRTKMVTVPIYSYIFLTRRRTTKSLTHNCKTKCQRPSTWRTTRRPITDFKRFRNYNRYHLGTRF, via the exons ATGGCGAAGACTTGTATTCATGATAGCAGAGTGGTTTGCGCATCGTCCCCTGATGGATGTACTCGTCGCAGTTTTCTTGACCAATGCGATATGTATGAGTATAACTGCGATTATAATACAC GTTATCaagaaacatatttattattctgttCTCTTTTGGATTTTTCCACTAAGTTTGTTACAACATCTGACAATGATAGTAAAGATCcagatgaaataaattttaatgaattaagtaCGCATATTGATAATGAAAACAAAGTTAATTCCACACTGCATAAACAATCAACTCTAGAAGTTTATATAACTACAACTGTGaccaatttgaaaaataatacaaatgagGTGAAAGTAATCTGCTGTAACCGACCAAAAACTTGGGAAACGACATCTGATATAACCATTACTAGTACTGCCTACAATTTCTTTTATCCAGAGATTACGGAAGAAGAAACGTTTAGTTCTTCAACGATCCAGAACATCCATAATAATCACACTTTTACACcttgtaaaaaaagtaatgtaacCATAAATTCGAACAAGTCCGATAATATAACAGCATCAGTTATTATGAGTTCTGTAGAGATACTGCCACCAAATAAAACGACAGCTCCACATTGTCCAATTAACTGCAACCGAAGACCGATCACTTGGGAAACAACAACTGACAAATTAAGAACCTTTATTAGCTCAAAAAGTGATAGTAGAAAAGAACAAGTAACCAAACCAATTACCACCTATACAACAGCCATACCACCAATAATAACTTCAATACTTTTATCTACTGAAGAATATAAGAATCATACTACTGATTTAGATATCGTAGAACCTATATATACACTAACGTATCGCACTAAGATGGTAACGGTTCCAATATActcttatatatttcttacaaGAAGAAGGACTACAAAGAGTTTAACTCATAACTGTAAGACAAAGTGTCAGAGACCAAGTACCTGGAGGACAACTCGAAGACCCATTACAGATTTTAAGAGATTTAGAAACTATAATAGGTACCATCTTGGTActaggttttaa
- the LOC123709295 gene encoding uncharacterized protein LOC123709295 isoform X2, whose protein sequence is MDRETKHTNQQKAASTDAPKTNINRVASQDVLRCKSPVTRYSDAPISQTDAPNRAASEAPKERAAAEEAPNRDAPLTVPTPMVSHTPPHKDASTVAARLTASVEQKIATPKDDTAMSASIGGASEARSMRKTEAATMSTSSAQTSTMDMSALKSAIQESTPRMVLSSSKRRRLRKAKRATEQQQLITGSQRIPENPGTAPAVTTTAGRGKRAPKPTGSSAALKPIGSRCGKGPRGGYQTKNPNQTKQQTKGQKRDRPEETVTPTGESKRVKPNKLRLESGTSASYAEAAASYKANELCVAVMTEPFIDMTQEQADNIRLQIEGKIQDELMADLEATLATEPNDIRFRGRAHFSDGVLKTWCEDTYTLGWLTGACDVINNPIPDTKLVVRPQSDIPKKVPCLLHVPEFTGSTETLRKLITRQNRHLNIRSWTLTHERRTQDPTGVSLFLRVPEYEISKIKAHERRIYYLMGNIYIRILEKDEPSVVAAATVTTASTSGTGSSGPKPPSSTTEIAAVAEETGGSEFSDSCLRSSP, encoded by the exons ATGGATAGAGAGACAAAACACACAAACCAACAAAAGGCTGCATCCACAGATGCGCCTAAAACTAACATAAACAGGGTTGCGTCGCAGGACGTGTTGAGGTGCAAGTCACCAGTGACACGATACTCTGATGCCCCTATCTCGCAAACGGATGCACCCAATAGGGCAGCGTCCGAGGCACCAAAGGAGAGGGCAGCGGCTGAGGAAGCGCCAAACCGGGATGCACCCTTAACCGTGCCCACTCCAATGGTATCTCATACACCACCACACAAGGATGCGTCCACTGTTGCGGCCAGGCTGACTGCGTCGGTCGAGCAGAAGATAGCAACTCCGAAGGATGATACAGCAATGTCTGCGTCCATAGGGGGGGCATCCGAAGCAAGATCGATGCGGAAGACCGAGGCTGCGACGATGAGCACGTCCAGTGCACAAACCTCGACCATGGACATGTCGGCCCTGAAATCAGCGATTCAGGAATCGACTCCCAGGATGGTCCTAAGCTCCTCAAAAAGGCGACGGCTCAGGAAGGCCAAAAGAGCGACGGAACAGCAACAGCTGATTACCGGCTCTCAGAGGATACCTGAGAACCCTGGAACTGCCCCCGCGGTTACCACAACTGCAGGACGCGGGAAAAGGGCACCGAAGCCGACTGGGTCCTCTGCCGCGCTCAAGCCTATTGGCTCTAGGTGCGGTAAAGGACCTAGAGGGGGGTACCAAACCAAAAACCCAAACCAAaccaaacaacaaacaaagggCCAGAAACGCGATCGGCCAGAGGAAACCGTGACACCGACTGGGGAGAGTAAAAGGGTTAAACCTAACAAACTCCGGCTGGAGTCAGGGACCTCGGCCAGTTACGCGGAAGCGGCAGCATCCTACAAAGCCAACGAGCTTTGTGTTGCCGTGATGACTGAGCCCTTTATAGACATGACACAAGAACAGGCAGATAACATCCGCCTACAAATCGAGGGTAAAATCCAAGATGAGCTCATGGCGGATCTTGAAGCTACCCTAGCAACTGAACCCAACGACATCAGATTCCGGGGAAGAGCCCACTTCTCAGATGGTGTCCTCAAAACTTGGTGCGAGGATACCTACACGCTGGGATGGCTTACCGGAGCATGCGATGTCATCAATAATCCGATACCGGACACCAAACTGGTGGTACGGCCTCAGTCAGACATTCCGAAGAAGGTGCCGTGCTTACTGCATGTTCCAGAGTTCACTGGTAGCACGGAAACTTTACGGAAACTGATCACCAGGCAAAACCGCCACCTAAACATCAGATCTTGGACCCTGACTCACGAACGTAGAACACAGGACCCGACAGGCGTATCTTTGTTCCTTCGTGTTCCGGAATATGAGATCTCAAAGATCAAGGCTCACGAACGTCGCATCTACTATCTGATGGGGAACATCTATATCCGAATTCTGGAAAAGGATGAACCCTCAGTGGTAGCTGCCGCCACAGTAACTACTGCCAGTACATCGGGGACGGGATCCTCGGGGCCAAAGCCGCCCTCGTCAACGACGGAGATAGCCGCGGTTGCCGAG GAGACAGGGGGGAGTGAATTCAGCGACAGCTGTTTGCGCTCCTCCCCCTAA
- the LOC123709295 gene encoding uncharacterized protein LOC123709295 isoform X1: MDRETKHTNQQKAASTDAPKTNINRVASQDVLRCKSPVTRYSDAPISQTDAPNRAASEAPKERAAAEEAPNRDAPLTVPTPMVSHTPPHKDASTVAARLTASVEQKIATPKDDTAMSASIGGASEARSMRKTEAATMSTSSAQTSTMDMSALKSAIQESTPRMVLSSSKRRRLRKAKRATEQQQLITGSQRIPENPGTAPAVTTTAGRGKRAPKPTGSSAALKPIGSRCGKGPRGGYQTKNPNQTKQQTKGQKRDRPEETVTPTGESKRVKPNKLRLESGTSASYAEAAASYKANELCVAVMTEPFIDMTQEQADNIRLQIEGKIQDELMADLEATLATEPNDIRFRGRAHFSDGVLKTWCEDTYTLGWLTGACDVINNPIPDTKLVVRPQSDIPKKVPCLLHVPEFTGSTETLRKLITRQNRHLNIRSWTLTHERRTQDPTGVSLFLRVPEYEISKIKAHERRIYYLMGNIYIRILEKDEPSVVAAATVTTASTSGTGSSGPKPPSSTTEIAAVAEVNVPMETAQQPPSPVQLTSDDEFFQETGGSEFSDSCLRSSP, encoded by the coding sequence ATGGATAGAGAGACAAAACACACAAACCAACAAAAGGCTGCATCCACAGATGCGCCTAAAACTAACATAAACAGGGTTGCGTCGCAGGACGTGTTGAGGTGCAAGTCACCAGTGACACGATACTCTGATGCCCCTATCTCGCAAACGGATGCACCCAATAGGGCAGCGTCCGAGGCACCAAAGGAGAGGGCAGCGGCTGAGGAAGCGCCAAACCGGGATGCACCCTTAACCGTGCCCACTCCAATGGTATCTCATACACCACCACACAAGGATGCGTCCACTGTTGCGGCCAGGCTGACTGCGTCGGTCGAGCAGAAGATAGCAACTCCGAAGGATGATACAGCAATGTCTGCGTCCATAGGGGGGGCATCCGAAGCAAGATCGATGCGGAAGACCGAGGCTGCGACGATGAGCACGTCCAGTGCACAAACCTCGACCATGGACATGTCGGCCCTGAAATCAGCGATTCAGGAATCGACTCCCAGGATGGTCCTAAGCTCCTCAAAAAGGCGACGGCTCAGGAAGGCCAAAAGAGCGACGGAACAGCAACAGCTGATTACCGGCTCTCAGAGGATACCTGAGAACCCTGGAACTGCCCCCGCGGTTACCACAACTGCAGGACGCGGGAAAAGGGCACCGAAGCCGACTGGGTCCTCTGCCGCGCTCAAGCCTATTGGCTCTAGGTGCGGTAAAGGACCTAGAGGGGGGTACCAAACCAAAAACCCAAACCAAaccaaacaacaaacaaagggCCAGAAACGCGATCGGCCAGAGGAAACCGTGACACCGACTGGGGAGAGTAAAAGGGTTAAACCTAACAAACTCCGGCTGGAGTCAGGGACCTCGGCCAGTTACGCGGAAGCGGCAGCATCCTACAAAGCCAACGAGCTTTGTGTTGCCGTGATGACTGAGCCCTTTATAGACATGACACAAGAACAGGCAGATAACATCCGCCTACAAATCGAGGGTAAAATCCAAGATGAGCTCATGGCGGATCTTGAAGCTACCCTAGCAACTGAACCCAACGACATCAGATTCCGGGGAAGAGCCCACTTCTCAGATGGTGTCCTCAAAACTTGGTGCGAGGATACCTACACGCTGGGATGGCTTACCGGAGCATGCGATGTCATCAATAATCCGATACCGGACACCAAACTGGTGGTACGGCCTCAGTCAGACATTCCGAAGAAGGTGCCGTGCTTACTGCATGTTCCAGAGTTCACTGGTAGCACGGAAACTTTACGGAAACTGATCACCAGGCAAAACCGCCACCTAAACATCAGATCTTGGACCCTGACTCACGAACGTAGAACACAGGACCCGACAGGCGTATCTTTGTTCCTTCGTGTTCCGGAATATGAGATCTCAAAGATCAAGGCTCACGAACGTCGCATCTACTATCTGATGGGGAACATCTATATCCGAATTCTGGAAAAGGATGAACCCTCAGTGGTAGCTGCCGCCACAGTAACTACTGCCAGTACATCGGGGACGGGATCCTCGGGGCCAAAGCCGCCCTCGTCAACGACGGAGATAGCCGCGGTTGCCGAGGTAAACGTCCCCATGGAGACAGCTCAACAACCACCCTCACCGGTGCAACTAACCTCGGATGACGAGTTCTTTCAGGAGACAGGGGGGAGTGAATTCAGCGACAGCTGTTTGCGCTCCTCCCCCTAA